One Sodalis praecaptivus DNA segment encodes these proteins:
- the prlC gene encoding oligopeptidase A, with protein MTNPLLTSFLLPPFAAIRPEHVVPAVKAALEHCRHTVEEVVAQPGPFTWENLCQPLADADDRLSRIWSPVGHLNAVKNSQELREAYEQSLPLLSEYSTWVGQHKGLYQAYRNLRDGQHYVQLSVAQKKAVDNALRDFELSGIGLPAGKQQRYGQIVARLSELGSAYSNNVLDATMGWSKLITDEQALAGMPESALAAARAQAQAREQEGWLLTLDIPSYLPVLTYCDNAALREELYRAYNTRASDQGPDAGKWDNGPLMSEILALRHELAQLLGFASYADKSLATKMAQDPRQVLDFLTDLARRARPQGEQELAQLRAFAQSQLGRDRLEPWDIAYYGEKQKQHLFSINDEQLRPYFPEPQVVSGLFEVVKRIYGITAKERSDVDTWHPDVRFFDLFDEHGELRGSFYLDLYARDNKRGGAWMDDCVGMMRKADGELQKPVAYLTCNFNRPISGKPALFTHNEVTTLFHEFGHGLHHMLTRIDTPGVAGISGVPWDAVELPSQFMENYCWQPEALAFISGHYETGEPLPDELLNKLLEAKNYQAALFILRQLEFGLFDFRMHYQYQPEQGARVLETLAEVKKQVAVVPTVAWGRFPHAFSHIFAGGYAAGYYSYLWADVLAADAWSRFEEEGIFNRDTGESFLDTILSRGGSEEPMVLFARFRGREPQLDAMLRHYGIRE; from the coding sequence ATGACTAATCCGTTACTGACCTCGTTTTTATTGCCCCCTTTTGCCGCTATTCGTCCTGAGCACGTCGTGCCGGCGGTGAAAGCCGCGCTTGAGCACTGCCGCCACACCGTTGAGGAAGTCGTGGCCCAGCCCGGCCCGTTCACGTGGGAAAATCTCTGCCAGCCGCTGGCGGATGCGGATGACCGTTTGAGCCGGATTTGGTCGCCGGTGGGCCATTTAAACGCGGTGAAGAACAGTCAGGAACTGCGCGAAGCCTATGAACAAAGCCTGCCGCTGCTGTCTGAATACAGCACCTGGGTGGGGCAACATAAGGGTCTGTATCAAGCCTATCGGAATCTGCGCGACGGCCAGCATTATGTACAGCTGAGCGTAGCGCAGAAAAAAGCGGTGGATAACGCGCTGCGCGATTTTGAATTGTCCGGTATCGGACTGCCGGCGGGAAAACAGCAGCGCTACGGGCAGATCGTCGCCCGTCTGTCGGAGCTGGGTTCGGCCTACAGCAATAATGTGCTGGACGCGACCATGGGCTGGAGCAAGTTGATAACCGATGAACAGGCGCTGGCCGGCATGCCCGAAAGCGCGCTTGCCGCCGCTCGCGCCCAGGCGCAGGCCCGCGAGCAGGAAGGCTGGTTGCTAACGCTGGACATCCCCAGCTATCTGCCGGTACTGACCTATTGCGACAACGCCGCGCTGCGGGAAGAACTCTATCGCGCCTATAACACCCGAGCCTCCGATCAGGGGCCGGATGCCGGCAAATGGGACAATGGCCCCCTGATGAGTGAAATTCTGGCGCTGCGCCATGAGCTGGCGCAATTGCTGGGATTCGCGAGCTATGCCGATAAATCGCTGGCCACCAAAATGGCGCAGGATCCCCGGCAGGTGCTGGATTTCCTGACCGATCTGGCCAGGCGCGCGCGTCCCCAGGGCGAGCAGGAGTTGGCGCAGCTGCGCGCCTTTGCGCAAAGCCAGTTAGGCCGCGATCGGTTAGAGCCGTGGGATATCGCCTATTATGGTGAAAAACAAAAACAGCACCTGTTCTCCATTAACGACGAGCAGTTGCGCCCCTATTTCCCTGAGCCGCAGGTCGTCAGCGGTCTGTTTGAGGTGGTTAAACGCATTTACGGCATCACGGCCAAAGAGCGTAGCGATGTGGACACCTGGCACCCGGATGTCCGCTTCTTCGATCTGTTTGATGAGCATGGCGAGCTGCGCGGCAGTTTTTATCTCGATTTGTACGCCCGCGACAACAAACGGGGCGGCGCCTGGATGGACGATTGCGTAGGCATGATGCGCAAAGCCGACGGCGAGTTGCAAAAGCCGGTGGCTTATCTCACCTGTAACTTCAACCGGCCGATAAGCGGGAAACCGGCGCTATTTACCCACAATGAGGTCACCACGCTATTTCATGAATTCGGTCACGGGCTGCACCATATGCTGACCCGTATCGATACCCCGGGAGTAGCCGGTATCAGCGGCGTACCCTGGGATGCGGTGGAGTTGCCGAGCCAGTTTATGGAAAATTACTGCTGGCAGCCCGAGGCACTGGCGTTTATCTCCGGCCATTATGAAACCGGTGAGCCACTGCCCGATGAACTGTTGAACAAGCTGCTGGAAGCAAAAAATTATCAGGCGGCGCTGTTTATTCTGCGTCAGCTGGAGTTCGGCCTGTTCGATTTCCGCATGCATTATCAATACCAACCGGAGCAGGGCGCGCGCGTGCTGGAGACCCTGGCGGAAGTGAAAAAACAGGTGGCGGTAGTACCGACGGTGGCCTGGGGACGTTTCCCCCATGCCTTCAGCCATATTTTTGCCGGCGGCTATGCGGCAGGGTATTACAGTTACTTATGGGCGGATGTCCTGGCGGCGGATGCCTGGTCGCGTTTCGAGGAGGAAGGTATCTTCAACCGGGACACCGGCGAATCCTTCCTTGATACCATCTTGTCGCGCGGCGGTTCCGAGGAGCCGATGGTACTCTTCGCCCGTTTCCGCGGCCGCGAGCCGCAACTGGATGCCATGCTGCGTCATTACGGCATCCGGGAATAG